One genomic window of Osmia bicornis bicornis chromosome 5, iOsmBic2.1, whole genome shotgun sequence includes the following:
- the LOC114876891 gene encoding RAB11-binding protein RELCH homolog isoform X2, giving the protein MADAVQEVRDPLPTDSKGCPVTKSLISYEEIAIKLLNEKLLLTALELHAELCEAGKELPILRDFFSNPNHFETHNIKPEPYTPMPRSSSQATLDSLDMTRYSEDGGGVDERVAILEFELRKARESISALRANLTVVTESEAATSDKGSDKQVVSKPPIKPHEQRALNFLINEYLLARSYKLTSITFSDENENQDFEDWQDVGLNISKPAELLQIYREYMRANGYDKPPSVSIGVQTDFCEIESETDKDEFKEMVNKVEELKQQTVLLEQEKLDLQQIIATSGSLSQNPIKQDSSGTIQTLNSSSTTPDKFELLETPARDTSTVTQEPEEDDSVSVVVSLGETDPGDKEWTRIQLPRVDVTEGSSILPNPPSRNLPLKFKMEVIAHCLVNIPSSIISTTEELFKNGVTRDTLVQILSQTLPRIVPNIILNRREEVIPLILSAIRLHSDSAEREKLLQLLFSLKKRPQEDERQLILAGFVAMAKLEDEPMEGEEILTICWEQSQHKYPEKRLLAVECCSVLTPYMSVGIRNSLMLSMLQQMLLEDKDPTVRASVVRSLALLIALMDDPDKYFQCEELALTALHDISPIVVEVASSILLPILAQWALSLKRLQTHLLPRITSKIKNHLKLGHSQHSPNKDHIDEGRIVSSIAVLQYLLPHTVICVADTEIVKTYIDHGISSDLPDEFLNLYHSNIVNPKVFYDGDTNIGALLNTFFANTWENDTWPELEWFTNKLVVEILTMVKSIDILQESILNALLAYIHSLCLGFGQYITETRIQPIFASEVAELEQQLTTLSTDKKNMSLTLIPAYLIILSTLNGTEVSNSLKQFLVALSMSGTSITSLQIAIIILCSQEHMQEYVLSGLWDGVVHQRPIVRCATATLFGCVIAHVSDRLASAKVVPAIVTLVSDSDVTVRSAAIPSLGRLITECKVREVRDKARLTLETIAKEPQGVPPTLALPLVSTLAFIAPNCPQNYIEDVVAAQLVGITSSALQQGRKIDLINALVEAYSVLVYCPLSNQCVSGMLVPGLKCLEQLVNQYLPQQKETVRSLLREAESRQDLSKPMERSLSMSSGLSLSMATVNVGQGVEDMRQRVSKIFQQKTSSPSMTSIFRKK; this is encoded by the exons ATGGCTGATGCTGTACAGGAGGTTAGGGATCCTCTGCCCACAGACAGTAAAG gATGTCCAGTCACAAAATCATTGATCTCTTATGAAGAGATTGCCATTAAACTGTTAAATGAAAAACTGTTATTAACGGCCTTGGAATTACACGCGGAACTATGCGAAGCTGGAAAAGAGTTGCCTATTTTAAGAGATTTTTTCTCAAACCCAAATCATTTTGAGACTCATAATATTAAACCAGAACCATATACTCCTATGc CTAGGTCTTCTAGTCAGGCTACTTTAGATTCTCTCGATATGACCAGATATTCAGAAGATGGTGGAGGTGTTGATGAAAGAGTAGCAATTTTAGAGTTTGAACTAAGGAAGGCAAGAGAAAGTATTTCTGCTCTTCGTGCGAATCTCACTGTAGTAACAG AATCTGAAGCAGCCACATCTGACAAAGGTTCTGATAAGCAAGTAGTTAGCAAACCACCCATAAAACCCCATGAACAAAGAGCTCTAAACTTTCTTATTAACGAATATTTATTAGCACGTTCTTATAAATTAACATCAATTACATTTAGCGATGAGAATGAAAATCAAGATTTCGAAGATTGGCAAGATGTAGgattgaatatttcaaaacctgcagaattattacaaatttatagAGAATATATGAGAGCTAATGGGTATGATAAACCACCTTCTGTGAGCATTGGTGTGCAAACGGATTTTTGCGAGATAGAATCTGAAACAGATAAAGATGAATTTAAAGAAATGGTAAACAAGGTGGAAGAACTTAAACAACAGACTGTATTGTTAGAACAGGAAAAATTAGATTTACAACAAATTATTGCTACAAGTGGAAGCTTATCTCAAAATCCAATTAAG CAAGATAGTAGTGGAACCATACAAACGTTAAATTCGAGTTCTACAACTCCAGATAAATTTGAACTCCTTGAAACACCAGCTCGCGATACGTCCACTGTTACTCAAGAACCAGAAGAAGATGATAGCGTTTCTGTTGTTGTTAGTCTTGGTGAAACAGATCCTGGTGACAAAGAGTGGACGAGAATTCAGTTACCCAGGGTAGACGTGACAGAAGGGTCATCGATACTTCCAAATCCTCCATCACG GAATCTACCATTGAAATTCAAGATGGAGGTAATAGCACATTGTTTAGTAAATATACCAAGTTCTATCATTTCTACCACTGAagaactttttaaaaatggAGTTACGCGCGACACTCTTGTTCAAATTCTATCACAAACATTACCTCGCATCGTACccaatattattttgaatagaCGCGAAGAAGTGATACCATTAATATTAAGTGCAATTCGACTACATAGTGATTCTgcagaaagagaaaaattactACAACTTTTGTTCAGTCTAAAGAAGAGGCCGCAGGAGGATGAGAGACAATTAATATTAGCTG gtTTCGTTGCAATGGCGAAACTTGAAGATGAACCAATGGAAGGTGAAGAAATATTGACTATCTGTTGGGAACAGAGTCAACACAAGTATCCTGAGAAAAGATTGCTAGCTGTTGAGTGTTGTTCCGTATTAACTCCATACATGTCGGTTGGCATAAGGAACTCTTTAATGCTTTCTATGTTGCAACAAATGTTACTCGAAGATAAAGATCCTACAGTCAGAGCTAGTGTAGTGAGAAGTCTTGCATTGCTTATAGCTTTAATGGATGATCctgataaatattttcag tGCGAAGAATTAGCATTAACAGCGCTTCACGATATATCGCCTATTGTGGTTGAAGTCGCATCTTCTATACTTTTACCGATTTTAGCTCAATGGGCGCTCTCTCTGAAAAGATTGCAGACGCATTTGTTACCGCGTATAACGTCCAAAATAAAGAATCATTTAAAACTTGGACATTCTCAACATTCACCTAATAAAGATCATATCGATGAAGGAAGAATTGTTTCATCAATTGCGGTATTACAGTATTTACTTCCCCATACAGTTATTTGCGTAGCAGATACCGAGATCGTTAAAACTTATATTGATCATGGAATATCATCTGACCTAC CGGATGAGTTCCTGAACTTGTATCATTCCAATATCGTCAATCCAAAAGTATTTTATGATGGAGATACAAATATAGGAGCTCTTTTAAATACGTTTTTTGCGAACACGTGGGAAAATGATACCTGGCCAGAATTGGAATGGTTCACtaataaatt AGTTGTGGAAATTTTGACAATGGTAAAATCCATTGATATTTTACAAGAATCCATTTTAAATGCTCTTCTTGCGTATATTCATTCTCTGTGTTTGGGATTTGGACAATATATTACGGAAACTCGg ATTCAACCAATATTTGCATCTGAGGTAGCTGAACTTGAACAGCAATTAACGACATTATCAACAGATAAAAAGAATATGAGTTTAACATTAATTCCagcatatttaattatattgtcCACTTTAAACGGTACCGAGGTTTCTAACTCTTTAAAACAGTTCCTTGTTGCTTTATCTATGAGTGGAACCAGTATTACTAGTTTACAAAttgcaataattatattatgcTCCCAAGAGCATATGCAAGAGTATGTCCTTAGTGGTTTATGGGATG GAGTAGTGCACCAAAGACCTATTGTAAGATGTGCAACTGCAACACTATTTGGTTGTGTAATAGCTCACGTTTCCGATAGGTTAGCAAGCGCGAAGGTAGTTCCTGCAATTGTAACACTCGTTAGTGATTCCGATGT AACTGttcgatctgctgcaattCCTTCCCTTGGTCGTTTGATAACGGAGTGCAAGGTTAGAGAAGTACGCGATAAAGCACGTTTAACTTTAGAAACTATTGCTAAAGAACCTCAGGGTGTCCCACCAACCTTAGCACTTCCGTTGGTTTCGACATTAGCATTTATTGCCCCTAATTGTCCTCAAAATTATATAGAAGACG TTGTTGCTGCACAGTTAGTTGGCATCACTTCGTCGGCATTACAACAAGGTCGTAAAATTGATCTTATTAATGCTTTGGTTGAAGCATATTCTGTATTGGTTTACTGTCCACTTAGCAATCAATGTGTTTCTGGTATGTTGGTACCAGGATTAAAATGTCTTGAGCAATTAGTTAATCAGTATTTACCACAACAAAAAGAAACTGTACGATCGTTGTTAAGAGAAGCTGAATCTCGACAGGATCTATCAAAACCAATGGAAAg GTCATTATCAATGAGTTCCGGGCTTTCATTGTCAATGGCTACAGTAAATGTAGGGCAAGGTGTAGAAGATATGAGGCAAAGAGTGagcaaaatatttcaacagaAAACTAGCTCACCTAGTATGACTagtatttttcgaaaaaa ATAG
- the LOC114876897 gene encoding uncharacterized protein LOC114876897, with protein sequence MDNAQLKKCLSDDTVFNLINKMFITLQDSEVKRNNVYLELVVKTLIERMKSKDSLFEKAYKEIIFCGSFYKGTKVGHPNEFDLNIILKLPIICDSINFSQVEPAFIQILVKQNSFASDYNNLSNKEQRLLRTFMYNDFLNPDKFRQWVEGIISKVISELPRVGDKHCLEVKNVSANFTTRIKVKKSGPAFTLMLNIPQENDEIHVDLVPALAFNIHLLNGYLKKLTELHGYQNKTCYAIPLPLKDINSDATRWRLSFCNQEKELLSKYGRIKPIIRQMKKLRDMQNWKSIASYFIETLFLNTLNKLEMDLDKIPSTLLFYMMLKELRQACQQHKIPFFWDERYNLLGKIQDIEMFNIFSRLNNIIKIIEINIMTNKFILAEYILTKHEMELLIAKQNSPAYSSSSKEDEPQENGWSCIIL encoded by the exons atggataatgcacagttaaaaaaatgtttatctGACGATACTGTATTTAATCTAAtcaataaaatgtttataacattaCAAGATAGTGAGGTAAAGAGAAATAATGTGTATCTAGAGCTG GTAGTTAAAACATTAATAGAAAGAATGAAATCAAAGGATTCATTGTTTGAAAAAGcatataaagaaattattttttgtggTAGTTTTTATAAAGGTACAAAAGTAGGCCATCCAAATGAAtttgatttaaatattattttaaaacttcCAATTATCTGTGATTCTATAAAT tttagTCAAGTAGAGCCAGCTTTCATTCAAATACTTGTAAAACAAAATTCATTTGCATCAGACTATAATAATCTTTCAAATAAAGAGCAAAG GTTACTCAGAACATTTATGTATAATGACTTTCTAAACCCAGATAAATTTCGTCAATGGGTTGAAGGAATTATAAGTAAAGTTATTAGTGAACTACCAAGAGTTGGAGATAAACATTGCTTAGAAGTAAAAAATGTTTCTGCTAATTTTACTACAAGaattaaagtaaaaaaaagtgGTCCAGCATTTAcattgatgttaaatatcccacaagaaaatgatgaaatacaCGTTGATTTAGTTCCTGCATTAgcttttaatatacatttacttAATGGAtatcttaaaaaattaactgAACTTCATGGA taTCAAAATAAAACATGTTATGCAATTCCACTAcctttaaaagatattaattctGATGCAACTCGTTGGAGACTTTCTTTTTGCAATCAAGAAAAAGAACTTCTTTCGAAGTATGGCCGAATAAAGCCTATTATACGTCAAATGAAG AAATTGAGAGACATGCAGAACTGGAAAAGCATAGCCAGTTATTTCAttgaaacattatttttaaacacatTAAACAAATTAGAAATGGATTTAGACAAAATACCTTCAACATTACTTTTCTACATG atgCTTAAAGAACTACGCCAGGCTTGTCAACAACACAAAATACCATTTTTTTGGGATGAAAGATATAATTTATTAGGAAAAATTCAAGACATCgaaatgtttaatattttttcacgtCTGAATaacattataaaaattattgaaataaatataatgacAAACAAATTTATATTAGCTGAATATATTT TAACCAAACATGAAATGGAATTGCTGATTGCTAAACAAAATTCACCTGCTTACAGTTCTTCAAGTAAAGAAGACGAACCACAGGAAAATGGTTGGAGCTGTATAATATTATGA
- the LOC114876899 gene encoding uncharacterized protein LOC114876899, with the protein MAKDLHKCLINYFSQLEKVDCKWKELSEEAERPIQALRNQSEQLRLVTSKEVKDAELCKMNEVHERLIFKILMGITNELVLIFDILTRFNNINQDLKNRLKNLEDARSKASLNEETMKDLINGSPYRPRLNLLLEWAIDAFNHYHELYLLINGNLRKYDYKDEKMIEDLRKSFVEDRFKRSRMDQILGSTQFLIKETVR; encoded by the exons ATGGCAAAAGACCTCCACAAAtgtttgattaattatttctcaCAACTAGAGAAAGTAGACTGTAAGTGGAAGGAACTATCTGAAGAAGCTGAACGACCCATACAAGCCTTAAGGAATCAATCGGAGCAACTCCGACTTGTAACAAG CAAAGAGGTCAAAGATGCAGAACTCTGTAAGATGAACGAAGTACACGAAAgattgatttttaaaattcttatgGGAATTACCAACGAGCTCGtattaatttttgatattttaacgcgcttcaataatattaatcaa GACCTTAAAAATCGGTTGAAAAATTTAGAAGATGCTCGAAGTAAAGCTTCATTAAACGAAGAAACGATGAAAGACTTAATTAATGGATCACCTTATAGACCCAGATTAAATTTACTTTTGGAATGGGCCATCGATGCCTTTAATCATTATCACGAATT ATATCTCTTGATCAATGGAAATTTAAGAAAGTATGATTATAAAGACGAAAAAATGATCGAAGATTTAAGGAAGTCTTTTGTTGAAGATAGATTCAAAAGATCACGAATGGATC aaataCTTGGTTCCACACAATTCCTAATAAAAGAAACTGTTCGCTGA
- the LOC114876891 gene encoding RAB11-binding protein RELCH homolog isoform X1, giving the protein MADAVQEVRDPLPTDSKGCPVTKSLISYEEIAIKLLNEKLLLTALELHAELCEAGKELPILRDFFSNPNHFETHNIKPEPYTPMPRSSSQATLDSLDMTRYSEDGGGVDERVAILEFELRKARESISALRANLTVVTESEAATSDKGSDKQVVSKPPIKPHEQRALNFLINEYLLARSYKLTSITFSDENENQDFEDWQDVGLNISKPAELLQIYREYMRANGYDKPPSVSIGVQTDFCEIESETDKDEFKEMVNKVEELKQQTVLLEQEKLDLQQIIATSGSLSQNPIKQDSSGTIQTLNSSSTTPDKFELLETPARDTSTVTQEPEEDDSVSVVVSLGETDPGDKEWTRIQLPRVDVTEGSSILPNPPSRNLPLKFKMEVIAHCLVNIPSSIISTTEELFKNGVTRDTLVQILSQTLPRIVPNIILNRREEVIPLILSAIRLHSDSAEREKLLQLLFSLKKRPQEDERQLILAGFVAMAKLEDEPMEGEEILTICWEQSQHKYPEKRLLAVECCSVLTPYMSVGIRNSLMLSMLQQMLLEDKDPTVRASVVRSLALLIALMDDPDKYFQCEELALTALHDISPIVVEVASSILLPILAQWALSLKRLQTHLLPRITSKIKNHLKLGHSQHSPNKDHIDEGRIVSSIAVLQYLLPHTVICVADTEIVKTYIDHGISSDLPDEFLNLYHSNIVNPKVFYDGDTNIGALLNTFFANTWENDTWPELEWFTNKLVVEILTMVKSIDILQESILNALLAYIHSLCLGFGQYITETRIQPIFASEVAELEQQLTTLSTDKKNMSLTLIPAYLIILSTLNGTEVSNSLKQFLVALSMSGTSITSLQIAIIILCSQEHMQEYVLSGLWDGVVHQRPIVRCATATLFGCVIAHVSDRLASAKVVPAIVTLVSDSDVTVRSAAIPSLGRLITECKVREVRDKARLTLETIAKEPQGVPPTLALPLVSTLAFIAPNCPQNYIEDVVAAQLVGITSSALQQGRKIDLINALVEAYSVLVYCPLSNQCVSGMLVPGLKCLEQLVNQYLPQQKETVRSLLREAESRQDLSKPMERSLSMSSGLSLSMATVNVGQGVEDMRQRVSKIFQQKTSSPSMTSIFRKKYWMYFDGPVYNYHLS; this is encoded by the exons ATGGCTGATGCTGTACAGGAGGTTAGGGATCCTCTGCCCACAGACAGTAAAG gATGTCCAGTCACAAAATCATTGATCTCTTATGAAGAGATTGCCATTAAACTGTTAAATGAAAAACTGTTATTAACGGCCTTGGAATTACACGCGGAACTATGCGAAGCTGGAAAAGAGTTGCCTATTTTAAGAGATTTTTTCTCAAACCCAAATCATTTTGAGACTCATAATATTAAACCAGAACCATATACTCCTATGc CTAGGTCTTCTAGTCAGGCTACTTTAGATTCTCTCGATATGACCAGATATTCAGAAGATGGTGGAGGTGTTGATGAAAGAGTAGCAATTTTAGAGTTTGAACTAAGGAAGGCAAGAGAAAGTATTTCTGCTCTTCGTGCGAATCTCACTGTAGTAACAG AATCTGAAGCAGCCACATCTGACAAAGGTTCTGATAAGCAAGTAGTTAGCAAACCACCCATAAAACCCCATGAACAAAGAGCTCTAAACTTTCTTATTAACGAATATTTATTAGCACGTTCTTATAAATTAACATCAATTACATTTAGCGATGAGAATGAAAATCAAGATTTCGAAGATTGGCAAGATGTAGgattgaatatttcaaaacctgcagaattattacaaatttatagAGAATATATGAGAGCTAATGGGTATGATAAACCACCTTCTGTGAGCATTGGTGTGCAAACGGATTTTTGCGAGATAGAATCTGAAACAGATAAAGATGAATTTAAAGAAATGGTAAACAAGGTGGAAGAACTTAAACAACAGACTGTATTGTTAGAACAGGAAAAATTAGATTTACAACAAATTATTGCTACAAGTGGAAGCTTATCTCAAAATCCAATTAAG CAAGATAGTAGTGGAACCATACAAACGTTAAATTCGAGTTCTACAACTCCAGATAAATTTGAACTCCTTGAAACACCAGCTCGCGATACGTCCACTGTTACTCAAGAACCAGAAGAAGATGATAGCGTTTCTGTTGTTGTTAGTCTTGGTGAAACAGATCCTGGTGACAAAGAGTGGACGAGAATTCAGTTACCCAGGGTAGACGTGACAGAAGGGTCATCGATACTTCCAAATCCTCCATCACG GAATCTACCATTGAAATTCAAGATGGAGGTAATAGCACATTGTTTAGTAAATATACCAAGTTCTATCATTTCTACCACTGAagaactttttaaaaatggAGTTACGCGCGACACTCTTGTTCAAATTCTATCACAAACATTACCTCGCATCGTACccaatattattttgaatagaCGCGAAGAAGTGATACCATTAATATTAAGTGCAATTCGACTACATAGTGATTCTgcagaaagagaaaaattactACAACTTTTGTTCAGTCTAAAGAAGAGGCCGCAGGAGGATGAGAGACAATTAATATTAGCTG gtTTCGTTGCAATGGCGAAACTTGAAGATGAACCAATGGAAGGTGAAGAAATATTGACTATCTGTTGGGAACAGAGTCAACACAAGTATCCTGAGAAAAGATTGCTAGCTGTTGAGTGTTGTTCCGTATTAACTCCATACATGTCGGTTGGCATAAGGAACTCTTTAATGCTTTCTATGTTGCAACAAATGTTACTCGAAGATAAAGATCCTACAGTCAGAGCTAGTGTAGTGAGAAGTCTTGCATTGCTTATAGCTTTAATGGATGATCctgataaatattttcag tGCGAAGAATTAGCATTAACAGCGCTTCACGATATATCGCCTATTGTGGTTGAAGTCGCATCTTCTATACTTTTACCGATTTTAGCTCAATGGGCGCTCTCTCTGAAAAGATTGCAGACGCATTTGTTACCGCGTATAACGTCCAAAATAAAGAATCATTTAAAACTTGGACATTCTCAACATTCACCTAATAAAGATCATATCGATGAAGGAAGAATTGTTTCATCAATTGCGGTATTACAGTATTTACTTCCCCATACAGTTATTTGCGTAGCAGATACCGAGATCGTTAAAACTTATATTGATCATGGAATATCATCTGACCTAC CGGATGAGTTCCTGAACTTGTATCATTCCAATATCGTCAATCCAAAAGTATTTTATGATGGAGATACAAATATAGGAGCTCTTTTAAATACGTTTTTTGCGAACACGTGGGAAAATGATACCTGGCCAGAATTGGAATGGTTCACtaataaatt AGTTGTGGAAATTTTGACAATGGTAAAATCCATTGATATTTTACAAGAATCCATTTTAAATGCTCTTCTTGCGTATATTCATTCTCTGTGTTTGGGATTTGGACAATATATTACGGAAACTCGg ATTCAACCAATATTTGCATCTGAGGTAGCTGAACTTGAACAGCAATTAACGACATTATCAACAGATAAAAAGAATATGAGTTTAACATTAATTCCagcatatttaattatattgtcCACTTTAAACGGTACCGAGGTTTCTAACTCTTTAAAACAGTTCCTTGTTGCTTTATCTATGAGTGGAACCAGTATTACTAGTTTACAAAttgcaataattatattatgcTCCCAAGAGCATATGCAAGAGTATGTCCTTAGTGGTTTATGGGATG GAGTAGTGCACCAAAGACCTATTGTAAGATGTGCAACTGCAACACTATTTGGTTGTGTAATAGCTCACGTTTCCGATAGGTTAGCAAGCGCGAAGGTAGTTCCTGCAATTGTAACACTCGTTAGTGATTCCGATGT AACTGttcgatctgctgcaattCCTTCCCTTGGTCGTTTGATAACGGAGTGCAAGGTTAGAGAAGTACGCGATAAAGCACGTTTAACTTTAGAAACTATTGCTAAAGAACCTCAGGGTGTCCCACCAACCTTAGCACTTCCGTTGGTTTCGACATTAGCATTTATTGCCCCTAATTGTCCTCAAAATTATATAGAAGACG TTGTTGCTGCACAGTTAGTTGGCATCACTTCGTCGGCATTACAACAAGGTCGTAAAATTGATCTTATTAATGCTTTGGTTGAAGCATATTCTGTATTGGTTTACTGTCCACTTAGCAATCAATGTGTTTCTGGTATGTTGGTACCAGGATTAAAATGTCTTGAGCAATTAGTTAATCAGTATTTACCACAACAAAAAGAAACTGTACGATCGTTGTTAAGAGAAGCTGAATCTCGACAGGATCTATCAAAACCAATGGAAAg GTCATTATCAATGAGTTCCGGGCTTTCATTGTCAATGGCTACAGTAAATGTAGGGCAAGGTGTAGAAGATATGAGGCAAAGAGTGagcaaaatatttcaacagaAAACTAGCTCACCTAGTATGACTagtatttttcgaaaaaa gtaTTGGATGTACTTCGATGGACCAGTTTATAATTACCATTTATCCTAA
- the LOC114876892 gene encoding LOW QUALITY PROTEIN: lysophosphatidylcholine acyltransferase (The sequence of the model RefSeq protein was modified relative to this genomic sequence to represent the inferred CDS: deleted 1 base in 1 codon) yields the protein MAEANGKMRNKHEDIDTASLGADILNPFVHRLELDTTYDKLKTAFLTVALLPFRLAAIMALVIMAWLLACLGLLGLSEEDLRRAPLTGWRRKIVPWLCFFGRLTYQAGGMRIIVRGRQATRAEAPILVVAPHSTFMDGGIVYITGFPSIIVRRESGLNPFIGKLINYTQPVYVWREDPNSRQNTIKEIIERATSKEDWPQVMIFPEGTCTNRSCLITFKSGAFYPGVPVQPVCIRYPNKLDTVTWTWEGPGALKLLWLTLTQLNSSCEIEFLPVYKPSEAEKNDPKLYANNVRRLMAEALQIPVSDYTYDDCRIITKAHQLHIPHASTIVEAHKLRNKLGLVTAKTEEELVQKKTERFNEEMNLHEFAQILRIDEKEPATQQLFRIHDKQAKGIIDFEEYLFIVLATANANSELEKIETAFEVCGTKSLSCLNKMELRKALKLALSLPDEESDKIFQNAKIDSADTTVNFEFVLAALAARAELAHIFVGNTETRKKNI from the exons ATGGCTGAAGCCAATGGGAAGATGCGGAATAAACATGAGGACATTGATACTGCATCCCTCGGTGCTGACATTCTCAATCCCTTCGTTCATCGTCTCGAACTCGACACTACCTATGACAAGCTCAAG ACCGCATTCCTGACGGTAGCTCTTCTACCATTCAGGTTGGCTGCAATCATGGCTCTGGTGATCATGGCCTGGCTTTTAGCTTGTCTAGGTCTTCTAGGACTGTCCGAGGAAGATCTACGTCGAGCTCCTTTGACCGGATGGAGACG CAAGATAGTGCCCTGGCTGTGCTTTTTTGGCCGGTTGACATACCAGGCAGGAGGAATGAGAATCATTGTACGTGGAAGACAAGCAACCAGGGCTGAGGCGCCGATCTTGGTGGTTGCACCCCATTCAACCTTCATGGACGGTGGGATTGTCTACATAACTGGCTTTCCTTCCATCATCGTAAGACGAGAATCGGGACTGAATCCGTTCATCGGAA AATTAATCAACTATACACAACCGGTCTATGTTTGGAGGGAAGATCCGAATTCACGGCAAAATACCATCAAGGAAATTATTGAAAGGGCTACATCGAAAGAGGATTGGCCACAg GTTATGATTTTCCCGGAAGGTACATGCACCAATCGATCGTGCCTAATTACTTTCAAATCAGGTGCATTTTACCCTGGTGTCCCCGTTCAACCCGTTTGCATCAGGTATCCCAATAAATTGGACACGGTAACATGGACATGGGAAGGTCCTGGAGC ATTGAAGTTACTATGGTTAACGTTGACTCAACTGAATAGCAGTTGTGAAATAGAGTTTCTCCCTGTGTACAAGCCGAGCGAAGCTGAAAAAAAC GATCCCAAGCTTTATGCAAACAACGTGCGACGTCTTATGGCAGA GGCACTACAGATTCCTGTATCAGACTACACATACGACGACTGTAGAATTATTACTAAAGCTCATCAATTGCACATACCACATGCGTCCACTATAGTAGAAGCCCACAAGCTTCGTAATAAACTCGG cTTAGTTACAGCAAAGACGGAAGAAGAATTAGTTCAAAAGAAGACAGAAAGGTTTAACGAAGAAATGAACTTGCACGAATTTGCTCAAATCCTTAGAATAGATGAAAAGGAACCTGCTACGCAACAACTCTTCCGAATTCATGACAAA CAAGCGAAGGGTATAATAGATTTCGAAGAGTATTTATTCATAGTATTAGCCACAGCAAACGCAAATTCTGAACTAGAAAAAATCGAAACAGCGTTTGAA GTATGTGGCACAAAATCATTGTCCTGCctgaataaaatggaactgcGAAAGGCTTTGAAACTAGCATTAAGTTTACCAGATGAAGAATCGGACAAAATCTTTCAGAATGCTAAAATTGATTCTGCTGATACGACAGTAAATTTCG aATTCGTGCTTGCCGCACTAGCAGCGCGAGCAGAATTGGCACATATATTCGTTGGGAACACCGAaacaaggaaaaaaaatatttga